In Microbacterium pumilum, the following proteins share a genomic window:
- a CDS encoding DNA-3-methyladenine glycosylase 2 family protein: protein MSSPAMSFAERYRVIESRDTRFDGQFVTAVRSTGIYCRPSCPARTPKASNVSFYATSAAAHEAGYRACKRCLPEAAPGSPEWDLRGDTAGRAMRLIADGVVEREGVPGLAARLGYSPRHLTRLLTAELGAGPLALSRAHRAHTARMLLVGTELPAADVAFSAGFASVRQFNDTVREVFGMPPLELRARRRRTIPHSAASDAPGAIDLVLPHRGPLDAAGLFGWMRARAIPGVEVATDTTFARTLRLPGGPAWFEIRLDEVGRVRLRARLTHLADLSTLVTRARRLFDLDADPIAVDEALTRHPELAPLVAAVPGIRVPGAADPDEMLIRAMVGQQITVSAARTALTALAEALGERVEEFGETDLLFPSMSAIAEHGHEVLRGPAARTRALIGAAGELADGALRLGAGDDGAEQRAALLAMPGIGPWTADYVRMRVTGDPDVFLPGDVAVRAGAAAAGIPAEPAPLAEWAARTAPWRSYLTAHLWRAAPVRRRKTPEETP, encoded by the coding sequence ATGAGCAGCCCCGCCATGAGCTTCGCCGAGCGGTATCGCGTGATCGAGTCGCGCGATACGCGCTTCGACGGACAGTTCGTCACGGCGGTGCGCTCCACCGGGATCTACTGCCGGCCGAGTTGCCCAGCGCGCACACCGAAGGCGTCGAACGTCTCGTTCTACGCCACCTCGGCGGCGGCGCACGAGGCGGGCTACCGAGCGTGCAAACGCTGCCTGCCCGAGGCCGCACCGGGGTCGCCTGAGTGGGATCTCCGCGGCGACACGGCCGGGCGCGCGATGCGCCTCATCGCCGACGGCGTGGTCGAGCGCGAGGGCGTCCCGGGCCTCGCTGCGCGGCTGGGCTACTCTCCGCGACACCTCACCCGACTGCTCACCGCAGAGCTCGGCGCAGGGCCGCTGGCGCTCAGCCGGGCGCACCGCGCGCACACCGCGCGAATGCTGCTCGTCGGCACGGAGCTGCCCGCGGCGGATGTCGCATTCTCGGCCGGTTTCGCGAGCGTTCGCCAGTTCAACGACACCGTCCGCGAAGTGTTCGGGATGCCGCCGCTCGAGCTGCGAGCGCGGCGCCGGCGGACCATTCCGCACAGTGCCGCGTCGGACGCCCCCGGCGCGATCGACCTCGTGCTGCCGCACCGCGGACCGCTCGATGCGGCGGGCCTGTTCGGCTGGATGCGGGCGCGGGCCATCCCCGGAGTCGAGGTCGCGACCGACACGACCTTCGCACGAACGCTTCGCCTCCCGGGCGGGCCGGCCTGGTTCGAGATCCGTCTCGACGAAGTCGGCAGGGTGCGGCTGAGGGCACGCCTCACCCACCTCGCCGACCTCTCCACCCTCGTGACGCGCGCGCGCCGCCTCTTCGACCTCGACGCCGACCCGATCGCGGTCGACGAGGCGCTGACGCGGCATCCCGAACTCGCACCGCTCGTCGCGGCGGTGCCGGGCATCCGCGTGCCCGGGGCCGCAGATCCGGATGAGATGCTGATCCGGGCGATGGTCGGCCAGCAGATCACCGTCTCTGCCGCGCGGACAGCGCTCACGGCGCTCGCCGAGGCGCTCGGTGAGCGGGTCGAGGAATTCGGTGAGACCGACCTGCTCTTTCCGTCGATGTCGGCCATCGCAGAGCACGGGCACGAGGTGCTCCGCGGACCCGCCGCTCGCACCCGCGCCCTCATCGGCGCCGCAGGAGAGCTCGCCGACGGCGCGCTGCGACTGGGCGCGGGGGATGACGGCGCCGAGCAGCGCGCGGCGCTTCTCGCGATGCCGGGGATCGGCCCGTGGACAGCCGATTATGTCCGCATGCGCGTCACGGGAGACCCCGACGTGTTCCTGCCCGGCGACGTGGCCGTCCGCGCCGGCGCCGCGGCGGCCGGCATCCCC